The stretch of DNA GGTTGTGGTCCTGGCGATCGTGCTGTTCGGATTCGGCATCTACACGGCGACGCACTCGCCGCTCGACGTCTTCCCCGAATTCGCGTCGCCGCAGGTCACGGTCGAAACGGAAGCTCCCGGATTGTCGGCCGAAGAAGTGGAATCGCTCGTGACGCTCCGGCTCGAGCTCGCGATCAACGGGATCCCCGGCCTCAAGACTCTCAAGTCGATCTCCATGCCGGGCGTTTCGAGCATCACGGCTTTTTTTCAGGACAGGACCGACGTCTACCGCGCCCGACAGCTCGTGGCCGAACGGATCGCCACCGTCAACCGCGATCTGCCGTCCAGCGTCGTTCCTCCGGAGATCGCTCCGCTCACGTCGGCCTCGAGCACGATTGAGATCATCGGTCTCACTTCGACCGGCCCGTTCGACCCGCTCGCCGCCCGCACATTCGCGGACTGGACGCTCGCGCCGCGGATCCTCGCGGTTCCCGGGATTGCGAAGGTCGTCACCTACGGCGGGCGGGTCGCGCAATATCAGGTCGTCGTCGACCCGAATTCCCTCCGGAACTACGACCTCGGTCTCGCCGATGTGGAAACCGCCGCCGCGAAGGCCACCACGATCGGCCCGTCGGGGACGGTCGAGATCCATGGCCAGCGATTTCCGATCCGCGCCCTCGCGCAGGCCCGCGGACCCGATGACATCGGGAACGCCATCGTCTCCTGGCGCGACTCGACGCCGCTTCTCCTGTCGCAGGTCGCCTCGGTCCGC from Thermoanaerobaculia bacterium encodes:
- a CDS encoding efflux RND transporter permease subunit — its product is MVVVLAIVLFGFGIYTATHSPLDVFPEFASPQVTVETEAPGLSAEEVESLVTLRLELAINGIPGLKTLKSISMPGVSSITAFFQDRTDVYRARQLVAERIATVNRDLPSSVVPPEIAPLTSASSTIEIIGLTSTGPFDPLAARTFADWTLAPRILAVPGIAKVVTYGGRVAQYQVVVDPNSLRNYDLGLADVETAAAKATTIGPSGTVEIHGQRFPIRALAQARGPDDIGNAIVSWRDSTPLLLSQVASVRVGPEFPIGDALLNGQPAVVMVIARQPEGNTLEVTRALDRALDDLSRHLPPGLALHPSLFRQASFIERAIGNLRTTLLVGAILVAVVLIAFLRDFRAALISLIALPLSLLTALVALRALGATVNTMTLGGLAIALGEVVDDSIIDVENIHRRLRLNRSLENPRPAHDVIFDASLEVRSAVVYATFLVALVFLPVFFLSGVAGKLFSPL